The proteins below come from a single Crateriforma spongiae genomic window:
- a CDS encoding P-loop ATPase, Sll1717 family, producing the protein MNILEWIDVGKVSAERDDNLVNYFYDNGVLRSVLESKSSFLVLGRKGAGKTAVFRYLRENPSEHLGDDDVLVSLSFEDYNWRVHSLLANAEAAESLAYKQSWRFVILVEVIKAYSSRCTEKGVAIPKPIDKAQRLLERIFEHPLPTIYQLIGRKLLGLSKVKLPKAGLDLEEGDFDSVEVSGGEVSFDDVAADDDIRTALSQNISNIIAILESAISQSKPLQFRTIICFDRVDEAWDDVSLDVSRKVLAGLVSACDSLTEKYDGVVRPIVFLREDIFSVLPLNDSNKLREDCGALLKWERDDLIKLLLRRLSFFAEQKGVDAVDDFEALFDKKEMRQRSKPPNYLLKRTMMRPRDMICFLRRTVDAMRDSANDPFEETPDEYTHLSVEAIYTAEPGYSDWLRQELLDEWSVQRPRIKELFSAIQNHGSTQFKRDELESQLKSLGVEFTQTEIVDDLRFLFANSVIGFKVGASTAWRYRCFSRSQGFIESDVYKLHDGLIRALNVKEPRDT; encoded by the coding sequence ATGAACATCCTCGAATGGATCGACGTTGGGAAAGTCTCAGCGGAACGTGACGATAACCTAGTCAACTACTTCTACGACAATGGGGTTCTTCGCTCAGTTTTGGAAAGCAAATCATCGTTCTTGGTCTTGGGGCGTAAGGGCGCGGGCAAAACCGCGGTCTTCCGATACTTACGGGAGAATCCAAGTGAACACCTCGGCGATGACGACGTTTTAGTGTCGCTGTCTTTTGAAGACTACAACTGGAGGGTGCACTCCCTTCTCGCCAACGCCGAAGCGGCGGAATCGCTCGCCTATAAGCAATCGTGGCGTTTCGTGATTCTTGTGGAAGTGATCAAAGCTTATTCGTCTCGCTGCACGGAGAAAGGCGTCGCGATTCCAAAGCCGATTGACAAAGCACAAAGACTCCTTGAAAGGATTTTCGAGCATCCGCTCCCGACTATCTACCAACTGATCGGGAGGAAATTGCTAGGACTTTCAAAAGTCAAACTTCCCAAAGCCGGTTTGGACTTAGAGGAGGGCGACTTTGATTCTGTAGAGGTGTCCGGTGGTGAAGTTTCGTTCGACGATGTCGCAGCGGATGATGACATCCGCACGGCTCTGTCACAAAATATTTCCAACATCATCGCGATTCTTGAATCCGCAATATCGCAGTCTAAGCCCCTCCAATTTCGAACCATCATCTGCTTCGACCGTGTTGATGAGGCATGGGACGATGTATCGCTCGATGTTTCCCGGAAAGTGTTGGCGGGGCTGGTCTCCGCTTGTGATTCCCTGACTGAGAAATACGATGGTGTCGTCAGGCCCATCGTCTTTCTGCGTGAAGATATATTCTCGGTCTTGCCGCTAAATGACTCCAACAAGCTGCGCGAGGATTGCGGGGCTTTGTTGAAATGGGAACGCGACGACTTAATTAAGTTGCTTCTGCGTCGGCTTTCTTTCTTCGCGGAGCAGAAAGGGGTTGATGCCGTCGATGATTTCGAAGCGTTGTTCGACAAAAAGGAAATGCGACAACGATCGAAGCCGCCAAACTATTTGCTAAAACGTACGATGATGCGACCGCGCGATATGATTTGTTTCCTTCGCCGTACGGTTGACGCAATGCGAGACAGCGCGAATGATCCGTTCGAAGAAACGCCCGACGAATACACACATTTGTCTGTTGAGGCGATATACACAGCTGAGCCTGGCTACTCTGATTGGCTTCGGCAAGAATTGCTCGACGAATGGTCCGTTCAGCGTCCACGAATAAAGGAACTGTTTTCAGCGATACAAAACCACGGGTCTACGCAATTCAAGCGAGACGAATTGGAGTCGCAACTCAAATCGTTAGGCGTTGAATTCACACAAACCGAAATCGTTGACGATCTACGATTTCTATTCGCAAATTCGGTCATTGGATTCAAGGTCGGTGCCTCTACAGCATGGCGTTATCGCTGCTTTTCTCGATCACAAGGGTTTATCGAATCAGACGTATACAAGCTTCATGACGGCCTAATTCGAGCGTTGAACGTGAAGGAGCCGCGCGACACGTAA